From the genome of Moritella sp. F3, one region includes:
- a CDS encoding NCS2 family permease: MDKYFLLSARGATVKNEIYAGLITFLAMSYILAVNPAILGSIEGIDKGSIFTATALSAAIATFIMGAFSKYPIMLAPGMSMNGFFKAILLGGGISLLWHEALFAIFLSGCLYLILSLTPARKVMIEAIPEDLKLGIAVGLGLFVSFLGLKNAGIIVSNPFILVSMGDVYDPKVFIALVSIFIAIGCLVRDMKLATVISFISSIILSLLSDHFLGSNLITIPTEVFSMPPSLAPTFGAIFDLSQLTMPKMSDLIFLVIIFFIVDFFDGLSTIVGVGRDAGIIGKDGKVPNAKSALIADSGGTIIGTVLGTTSITAYSESAVASSLGAKTGISAITVAVLFLISMFLFPVFSIFTTAIVAPALVVIGIYMIKNLAMINWDKKESAIPVFFIMVFSLLTFSPANGMAMGFISYCFVMLVQGDGKKVHPIIYSLALLFIVYLALS; encoded by the coding sequence ATGGACAAGTACTTCCTCCTGTCTGCGCGTGGCGCAACTGTAAAAAATGAAATCTACGCGGGTTTAATTACCTTTTTAGCGATGAGTTATATCTTAGCAGTGAATCCGGCAATCTTAGGAAGCATCGAAGGGATAGACAAAGGCTCAATATTTACAGCTACCGCACTGTCTGCAGCGATTGCAACATTCATTATGGGTGCGTTCTCTAAATACCCTATTATGTTAGCGCCGGGCATGTCGATGAATGGCTTCTTTAAAGCTATCTTATTAGGTGGCGGTATCTCGTTACTTTGGCATGAAGCACTATTTGCTATTTTCCTTTCTGGTTGTCTATATTTAATTCTAAGCTTAACACCCGCTCGTAAGGTGATGATTGAAGCCATACCTGAAGATTTAAAACTCGGTATTGCTGTTGGTCTGGGCTTGTTCGTTTCATTTTTAGGCCTTAAAAATGCCGGTATCATCGTCAGCAACCCGTTTATTCTGGTGAGCATGGGTGATGTCTACGATCCAAAAGTGTTCATTGCGCTGGTCAGCATCTTCATTGCTATTGGTTGTTTAGTCCGAGATATGAAACTAGCGACTGTTATTTCGTTTATCTCATCGATTATTCTAAGCTTATTAAGCGATCACTTCCTTGGTAGTAACTTGATTACCATACCAACTGAAGTATTTTCTATGCCACCAAGCTTAGCCCCTACATTTGGTGCTATCTTTGACTTGTCACAACTGACAATGCCAAAAATGAGTGACTTAATATTCCTGGTTATTATCTTCTTCATTGTCGACTTCTTCGATGGCTTGAGTACGATTGTTGGTGTTGGCCGTGACGCGGGTATTATCGGTAAAGACGGAAAAGTGCCAAACGCTAAATCTGCATTAATTGCCGATTCAGGTGGCACTATCATTGGTACGGTATTAGGGACTACATCAATTACTGCTTACTCTGAATCTGCTGTAGCCTCATCATTGGGTGCTAAAACAGGTATCAGTGCTATCACGGTTGCGGTGCTGTTCTTAATCTCTATGTTCCTATTCCCTGTGTTCTCAATCTTTACCACTGCGATTGTGGCACCCGCATTAGTTGTAATCGGTATTTACATGATTAAGAACTTAGCGATGATTAACTGGGACAAAAAAGAATCTGCAATTCCAGTATTCTTTATCATGGTATTTAGCTTGTTAACCTTCTCGCCTGCAAACGGTATGGCAATGGGTTTCATCAGTTACTGTTTCGTAATGTTAGTGCAAGGTGATGGCAAAAAAGTACATCCGATAATTTACTCACTAGCACTACTATTTATTGTTTATTTAGCACTTTCATAA
- a CDS encoding xanthine phosphoribosyltransferase, with amino-acid sequence MNLLEKAILEHGKSVNNVALDASSFLTKQIDIQILDWCASQLAIHFQDSKIDRILTIESGGIAISTLVALKLNVPLVVMKKKRSMLDPENVLTTNVFSFTKNSSYELNCNVEHINDNDRVLFIDDVLAHGNAVEGTLEILAQTSATLVGVGILFEKSFQSGAKMLSDKGINTLSLARISSLENGIHF; translated from the coding sequence ATGAACTTATTAGAAAAAGCGATTTTAGAGCACGGAAAATCAGTTAACAACGTAGCCTTAGACGCAAGTAGCTTCTTAACTAAGCAAATTGATATTCAAATTTTAGACTGGTGTGCATCGCAATTAGCTATCCACTTTCAAGACTCTAAAATTGACCGAATCCTAACTATCGAAAGTGGCGGTATTGCTATCTCGACGTTAGTAGCGTTAAAACTGAATGTGCCATTAGTAGTCATGAAGAAAAAACGTAGTATGTTAGATCCTGAAAACGTACTAACAACCAATGTATTTAGCTTTACTAAAAATTCGTCATATGAATTAAATTGTAATGTTGAACACATTAATGACAATGACCGTGTATTATTTATTGATGATGTATTAGCACATGGTAATGCGGTTGAAGGTACATTAGAAATTCTGGCTCAGACTAGCGCAACACTCGTTGGCGTTGGTATCTTGTTTGAGAAATCATTCCAGTCTGGTGCTAAAATGCTATCAGACAAAGGCATTAATACCTTGTCATTAGCACGTATCAGTTCACTAGAGAACGGTATTCACTTTTAA
- a CDS encoding type II secretion system protein, with protein sequence MHKSKGFTLIELVIVIIVLAILAAVAIPRFINIQSDARVAVIKGVAGNFSFVVDQVNYAAIMQGVDDQTGVKVDVGGVAINTYYGKPQEIWDERLAELMNSNVHYLGNGYFRRESLGEECTQAPLCVVDQTPAARVPGGYTQGWGMLFVPNGKSVEDGCYAFYAFRVLNGVVVYSEVSTFENGC encoded by the coding sequence ATGCATAAGAGTAAAGGGTTTACCCTTATTGAACTGGTTATCGTGATCATCGTACTCGCCATCCTTGCCGCAGTCGCCATCCCCCGGTTTATCAATATACAATCAGATGCTCGAGTCGCTGTGATTAAAGGCGTTGCAGGGAATTTTAGCTTTGTTGTCGATCAAGTCAATTACGCCGCGATAATGCAAGGCGTTGACGATCAAACAGGGGTTAAAGTGGATGTCGGTGGTGTTGCTATCAATACTTATTATGGTAAGCCGCAAGAGATTTGGGATGAAAGATTGGCAGAGCTAATGAACAGTAATGTGCATTACTTAGGTAATGGTTACTTTCGACGAGAATCTCTAGGTGAAGAGTGTACTCAAGCACCATTGTGTGTCGTCGATCAGACTCCTGCAGCTAGAGTACCTGGTGGTTATACCCAAGGTTGGGGAATGTTGTTTGTGCCAAACGGTAAGTCAGTCGAAGACGGGTGTTACGCGTTTTATGCGTTTAGAGTGCTAAATGGTGTCGTCGTATACAGTGAAGTGTCTACTTTTGAAAACGGCTGCTAG
- a CDS encoding carboxylesterase yields the protein MTKYKLRLSLIITAFILIYSAALIGFENTPEDPHYLTADTLPAFQQADFDLYLKETEHWLRANRVFDSADEDKEIKANLPYEIKPENPNGQGVLLVHGLGDSPFSFIDIAEHLAQQGYLVRTVLLPGHGSKVGDLILPTLADWQGVVAHHTQLLKQDVDQVWLGGFSTGANLVTSQAINDDEITGLLLFAPAFKSGTFVAALAPAVSHFMTWADRDPEDNYTRYNSLPMNAAAVYYQTSEIVRDALEKAGYDKPVFMMMSEGEHVIDTDYAQSMFSQMMTNTSNKLVWKGEVQPDDTRAVRFSMDLPQQRISNGSHVGLLFSPLNPVYGPDGEITICDNGQREVDEAKCQAGEEVWYSAYGYQEPGKVYARLSWNPYFAESMAILDDVMQQGTLKSSIVLTDALFAPILKPLTLSM from the coding sequence ATGACAAAATATAAATTACGCTTAAGTTTGATTATCACCGCGTTTATCTTAATCTATAGTGCGGCGCTGATCGGGTTTGAAAATACACCTGAGGACCCTCATTATTTGACGGCAGATACACTGCCTGCATTTCAACAAGCGGATTTTGATCTTTATTTAAAAGAAACAGAGCATTGGCTGCGTGCTAACCGCGTGTTTGATTCGGCAGATGAAGACAAAGAAATTAAAGCAAACTTACCTTATGAGATAAAGCCAGAAAACCCCAATGGCCAGGGGGTATTATTGGTACACGGACTTGGGGACTCCCCCTTTTCATTTATTGATATCGCAGAGCATCTCGCGCAGCAGGGCTATTTGGTACGAACAGTATTGTTACCTGGTCATGGTAGTAAAGTGGGTGATTTGATATTACCGACGCTCGCTGATTGGCAAGGTGTTGTTGCGCATCATACTCAATTACTCAAGCAAGATGTTGATCAAGTTTGGCTTGGCGGCTTTTCGACGGGGGCTAATTTAGTGACATCGCAAGCGATTAACGATGATGAAATTACTGGGCTATTATTATTTGCGCCCGCATTCAAGTCGGGCACTTTTGTGGCCGCTTTAGCGCCGGCTGTAAGTCACTTTATGACTTGGGCTGATCGCGATCCTGAAGATAACTATACCCGATATAATTCATTACCGATGAATGCTGCCGCTGTTTATTATCAAACCTCAGAGATTGTGCGTGATGCTCTAGAGAAGGCTGGTTATGACAAACCGGTATTTATGATGATGAGTGAGGGCGAGCATGTGATTGATACGGATTATGCGCAGAGCATGTTTAGTCAAATGATGACCAATACCAGTAACAAGTTAGTGTGGAAGGGCGAAGTACAGCCCGATGACACCCGCGCGGTTCGTTTTAGTATGGATTTGCCACAGCAGAGAATATCGAATGGTTCGCATGTAGGTCTGTTATTTTCACCGCTAAACCCTGTTTATGGTCCTGATGGGGAAATTACAATTTGTGATAATGGTCAAAGGGAAGTTGACGAAGCTAAATGCCAAGCTGGTGAAGAAGTATGGTATTCCGCTTATGGTTACCAAGAACCAGGGAAAGTTTATGCAAGGTTAAGCTGGAATCCCTATTTTGCAGAGAGTATGGCAATACTTGATGACGTGATGCAGCAAGGCACATTAAAATCATCGATAGTATTAACTGACGCCCTTTTCGCTCCTATTTTAAAACCGCTTACACTAAGTATGTAA
- a CDS encoding anaerobic sulfatase maturase produces the protein MTNNLNNMMDKSIAKKDVNMYNPHQPTKRMNIMTKPTGSTCNIDCQYCYYLSKEELLGDKDDCKPVMKDDMLEEYIRTYIEQQNHSEIVFHWQGGEPTLLGVNYFRDVVRLQKKYAPKNVTIENNMQTNGILLNDEWGKFLAKNNFMVGISIDGPEMIHNTYRVNRAGRGTFKQTFAGIKILHKYNISFATLTCVNNLTGDNALEIYRFLRDDVKSKQMQFIPIVEPKSFKTTAPQHWKNEEVIFQGMPEMDPSHRNSVVESWCVSPSQWGKFLCTVFDEWLDNDIGQINVPYFEASIEAWMGRVNPLCTLAPMCGKGLAIEANGDVFSCDHYVYPEYKLGNIKDKALEDMQFSAGQEQFGRAKEARLPKQCRECEYQFACFGECPKNRFIKTLDGESGLNYLCGGWKQFFSHIDQYIMMIIVSMGYNVHKKINADAMKIKFK, from the coding sequence ATGACTAATAATCTAAATAACATGATGGATAAAAGCATCGCTAAAAAAGACGTAAACATGTACAACCCGCATCAACCGACTAAGCGTATGAACATCATGACTAAGCCAACGGGTTCAACGTGTAATATTGATTGCCAATATTGCTATTACCTCAGTAAAGAAGAACTACTGGGTGATAAAGATGATTGTAAGCCAGTCATGAAAGACGACATGTTAGAAGAATATATCCGCACTTATATCGAGCAACAAAATCATTCCGAAATTGTTTTCCATTGGCAAGGTGGGGAACCAACACTACTGGGTGTTAACTATTTTCGTGACGTCGTGCGTTTGCAAAAAAAATACGCACCAAAGAATGTCACTATCGAAAATAACATGCAAACCAACGGTATTTTACTCAATGACGAATGGGGCAAGTTCTTAGCAAAGAATAACTTCATGGTCGGTATTAGCATTGATGGACCAGAAATGATCCACAATACCTATCGTGTAAACAGAGCTGGGCGAGGCACGTTTAAGCAAACATTTGCAGGCATCAAGATCCTGCACAAATACAACATAAGTTTTGCCACGCTAACTTGTGTTAACAATTTAACTGGTGATAACGCACTGGAAATATATCGTTTTTTACGCGATGACGTTAAATCTAAACAAATGCAATTTATTCCCATTGTTGAGCCTAAAAGCTTTAAAACGACCGCGCCGCAGCATTGGAAAAATGAAGAGGTCATATTTCAAGGTATGCCTGAAATGGATCCAAGTCACCGGAACTCTGTGGTTGAAAGCTGGTGTGTATCACCGTCGCAATGGGGCAAGTTCCTGTGCACTGTGTTTGACGAATGGTTAGACAACGACATCGGTCAAATCAACGTACCTTATTTTGAAGCAAGTATCGAAGCATGGATGGGACGTGTAAACCCATTATGTACCCTTGCTCCCATGTGTGGCAAAGGTCTGGCTATCGAAGCCAATGGCGACGTATTCTCGTGCGATCACTACGTTTACCCTGAATATAAGCTCGGTAACATCAAAGATAAAGCGCTAGAAGATATGCAATTCTCAGCGGGACAGGAACAATTTGGTCGTGCTAAAGAAGCAAGGTTACCGAAACAATGTCGCGAATGTGAATATCAATTTGCGTGTTTTGGTGAGTGTCCTAAAAATCGTTTTATCAAAACCTTAGATGGTGAGTCCGGCTTAAATTATCTGTGTGGTGGTTGGAAGCAATTCTTCAGTCATATCGACCAATACATCATGATGATCATCGTCAGCATGGGTTATAACGTACATAAAAAGATTAACGCTGACGCCATGAAAATCAAATTTAAATAA